The following are encoded together in the Ranitomeya imitator isolate aRanImi1 chromosome 4, aRanImi1.pri, whole genome shotgun sequence genome:
- the SHROOM1 gene encoding protein Shroom1 isoform X1 has product MSSFGNAIENWSIGSTGDISDLQHKLISDGCALSSSPMKTMAAVVDSAYSSFSGSSYVTDYQPFQHTNCHLNDEQISYLDSDYVKAIYNPSAADQINFQQNVGYEDCSSKNYPSKRTTRLSNSSQVPLRINNYSTTIQHFEQVDKARDFEDHFSHKSKRSPTSTSDLSSPEHKFSRHYIEDHSPTWVRDSIQGEWEQSSVTSCNRSKKDYPHFTSHLSSVGNLAKLHNANCIVNENISPCMVNTDYEQKDLDTCQLNNVEREEQSPSNILNLFTDCPSEAIATKSTRCSLNELELEKNEVRSGSWKVAQETNCYNDEGTNREVEDLAHYQMCKEQYRPEFQNMKDLECDSVGQWDIKCKDLQAKKCQTLYSRPSEELFEQPSKSLNRDDLQKFSKTHIQKDATVKSIPLLSQEQEMTMTLTSTLSELTSEKITKASTPMLYHLAGGRNSSLAMLNFKHQPKILDSNKEPKNHQVMGISATMQVAEPERLLPKTKSHSQLVDNSVIDCSECECADGLTSSEESFMYDYREQLKIAQKKVLRETSFKRKDLQMSLPVRLKSNAPKRPSIDHLRSYSLSGSNDAKLVQPKTVMDNNYKKEEPEKSIISRIGGRKRLTKEQRKLCYSEPEKLDHLGVHNPFPVWDSEVSSQAKLGEHRMKSTDKERTLSSSNLSKTELKQIQHNALVEYMERKANQRPSSILQSQIQKQSGMKSSSEWKYLTNEMSSNDLSLPYYHRRSTGTSSSYDATVTWNNRPLKMSQGDPIKDILTVDKAVNDKDQNYIDQSPLNDNKFYFEDSSAADSQKYSESFSHPQVPVGHLSSSTSSLSSSNHVYDSRLSTTMDSTADEMENVCTARGRGKSMEELGTSDRIRLSGLSQSSEQLYHIKGLALGPPAGNVSTSVVHQDTQKSSPEPGNRPRQTSKADLLGIHRYDIAHEKHSRSLRANGASPGIESASTTSLQSHAETTVQSHTLKTDIEVVSNATSTEDACSIPNISLEKTRQKCHSEEVLRAHSPLPIPCHLQPQAMTIHPARLEAKEKNIPWYENEVRPEANDLCKSSAILEPSVSGAEKEDSVTENEESKSTNVQFLSSLQQINFDHASSSHENGTGIVGTSILYKNNVNDEDCGQEPCMVGQREASLENMISEERYTELVKKITAKDKSLLDVLKPLPARESAINLMRSLFPVDISTRERYRNRDAKNRMNNEGESKSYSKTLVPEKSWSQKPDVEGLEDISLLKVELISSIGSQLEQLCGEKEVLLSEIGENAKHGTRIEAVVKDVCKPNEYERYMMFIGDLEKVVSLLFCLSKRLARVENALSKIDKNTDAEEMQSLKERHNLLSRQREDAKDLKDNLDRRDQVVTGILAKYLSETQLQDYKHFVRLKTTYLIEQKDLDEKIKFLEGQLEGLHTSIPH; this is encoded by the exons ATGTCTTCATTTGGAAATGCAATAGAAAACTGGAGTATAGGAAGTACAGGTGATATTTCAGATCTTCAACATAAACTGATCTCAGATGGCTGTGCTCTGAGTTCCTCACCTATGAAAACTATGGCTGCTGTGGTGGACTCGGCCTACAGTTCATTTTCCGGTAGTTCCTATGTTACAGACTATCAGCCATTCCAACATACTAATTGCCACTTAAATGACGAACAGATTTCTTATCTTGACTCTGACTATGTCAAAGCTATTTATAATCCAAGTGCTGCAGACCAAATAAATTTTCAACAAAATGTGGGTTATGAAGATTGTTCATCTAAAAATTATCCCTCCAAGAGAACCACTAGGTTAAGCAATAGCTCCCAGGTACCTCTGAGAATAAATAATTATTCCACCACTATTCAGCACTTTGAGCAGGTCGATAAAGCCAGGGATTTTGAAGATCATTTCAGCCACAAGAGTAAGAGAAGTCCTACAAGCACAAGTGACCTTTCTTCCCCCGAACACAAATTTAGTCGCCATTATATTGAAGATCACAGCCCTACTTGGGTAAGAGACTCTATACAGGGAGAATGGGAACAGTCAAGTGTTACATCCTGCAATCGGTCGAAAAAGGATTATCCTCATTTTACATCTCATTTGTCCTCTGTCGGTAATTTGGCTAAATTGCATAATGCTAATTGTATTGTCAATGAAAATATTTCCCCTTGCATGGTAAATACAGACTATGAACAAAAAGATTTAGATACATGCCAACTGAACAATGTGGAAAGAGAAGAACAAAGTCCCAGCAATATATTGAATTTATTTACTGATTGCCCGAGTGAAGCAATAGCCACTAAAAGCACAAGATGTTCACTCAATGAACTTGaattagaaaaaaatgaagttAGGAGTGGTTCTTGGAAGGTAGCTCAAGAAACCAATTGTTATAATGATGAAGGAACAAACCGTGAAGTCGAGGATCTGGCACATTATCAAATGTGTAAAGAACAATATCGACCAGAATTCCAGAACATGAAGGACCTAGAATGTGACAGTGTTGGACAATGGGATATAAAATGCAAAGATTTGCAGGCAAAAAAATGCCAAACACTTTACAGCAGGCCTAGTGAAGAGTTGTTTGAACAACCTTCAAAATCACTGAATCGTGATGATCTCCAAAAGTTCTCGAAAACACACATCCAAAAAGATGCAACAGTAAAATCAATCCCTTTGCTTTCCCAAGAACAAGAGATGACTATGACTTTAACTTCTACCTTAAGTGAATTAACCAGTGAGAAGATTACCAAGGCCTCAACCCCAATGCTGTATCATCTTGCTGGCGGAAGGAATAGTTCTTTAGCTATGCTAAACTTTAAACATCAGCCTAAGATTCTAGATTCAAATAAAGAACCAAAGAACCATCAGGTAATGGGCATCTCTGCTACAATGCAGGTAGCTGAGCCAGAAAGACTTCTTCCTAAAACTAAAAGTCACTCACAACTTGTTGATAATTCTGTAATTGACTGTAGTGAATGCGAGTGCGCTGATGGTTTAACTTCATCTGAAGAGAGTTTTATGTATGACTATAGGGAACAACTTAAGATTGCCCAGAAAAAGGTCTTGAGAGAAACCTCTTTTAAAAGAAAAGACCTGCAGATGAGTTTGCCTGTAAGACTGAAATCGAATGCTCCCAAAAGACCTTCCATAGATCATTTACGATCATATTCATTATCTGGTTCAAATGACGCTAAATTGGTCCAGCCAAAAACTGTGATGGACAACAATTACAAAAAAGAGGAGCCAGAAAAGTCCATAATCTCTCGAATTGGAGGGAGAAAACGACTCACAAAGGAACAAAGAAAATTATGTTACTCTGAGCCTGAAAAACTTGACCATCTCGGAGTACATAACCCTTTTCCAGTATGGGATAGTGAGGTATCAAGCCAAGCCAAATTAGGTGAGCATAGGATGAAGTCTACAGACAAAGAACGAACACTTTCATCTTCAAATCTTTCAAAGACAGAGCTAAAGCAAATCCAGCACAATGCTCTTGTAGAGTATATGGAGCGAAAAGCAAATCAAAGGCCAAGCAGTATTCTCCAGTCTCAAATTCAGAAGCAATCAGGAATGAAGTCTTCATCGGAATGGAAATATTTAACAAATGAGATGTCAAGTAATGATCTTTCATTACCATATTATCATAGAAGATCAACTGGTACCTCATCTTCCTATGATGCCACAGTCACATGGAATAATAGACCCTTAAAGATGTCTCAAGGAGATCCTATAAAGGATATCCTGACTGTAGATAAAGCTGTGAATGACAAAGATCAAAATTACATCGATCAATCTCCTTTAAATGATAACAAATTTTATTTTGAAGATTCTTCAGCAGCTGATTCCCAGAAATACTCAGAATCCTTTAGTCATCCTCAG GTACCAGTTGGGCACTTGTCTTCTTCCACGTCATCACTTTCAAGCAGTAACCATGTTTATGACAGCAG ATTATCTACTACAATGGATAGCACTGCAGATGAGATGGAGAACGTTTGCACAGCCAGAGGCCGTGGAAAGTCCATGGAAGAATTAGGAACTTCAGACAGAATAAGGCTTTCGGGACTGAGTCAAAGCTCGGAGCAGCTGTACCACATTAAAGGCCTTGCGCTCGGCCCACCGGCAGGAAATGTGAGCACATCTGTGGTCCATCAGGACACGCAGAAGTCCAGTCCTGAGCCAGGAAACCGGCCCAGACAAACAAGTAAAGCGGATTTGCTGGGGATTCACAGATATGATATTGCACATGAGAAACATTCCAGATCCCTGAGAGCAAATGGTGCTTCTCCAGGCATAGAGAGTGCCAGCACTACTTCATTACAGTCTCACGCTGAGACTACAGTGCAATCGCACACTCTGAAGACAGACATTGAGGTTGTATCCAATGCCACCAGTACGGAGGATGCTTGTAGCATTCCTAATATTTCACTGGAGAAAACCAGGCAGAAGTGTCATTCAGAGGAGGTTCTAAGAGCTCACAGCCCCTTACCCataccttgtcatctacaaccacaaGCAATGACTATACACCCAGCAAG ATTGGAAGCCAAAGAAAAAAATATTCCTTGGTATGAAAATGAAGTGAGACCTGAAGCAAATGACCTTTGTAAAAGTTCAGCAATTCTAGAGCCAAGTGTCTCTGGGGCAGAAAAGGAAGATTCAGTCACAGAAAATGAAGAATCAAAATCCACAAATGTTCAGTTTCTAAGTAGTTTGCAGCAGATCAATTTTGACCATGCTTCTTCTAGCCATGAGAATGGAACAGGCATAGTCGGTACTTCAATCCTTTATAAGAACAATGTGAATGATGAGGATTGCGGACAGGAGCCCTGCATGGTGGGACAGAGGGAGGCATCTCTGGAAAACATGATCAGTGAAGAAAGGTACACAGAACTGGTAAAGAAGATTACTGCAAAAGACAAGAGTCTTCTTGACGTTCTCAAACCTCTTCCTGCAAGGGAATCTGCCATCAACCTCATGAGAAGCCTCTTCCCTGTAGATATTTCAACAAGAGAAAGGTATAGGAACAGAGACGCGAAGAACAG GATGAATAATGAAGGCGAATCAAAATCTTATTCAAAAACACTGGTGCCTGAAAAGAGCTGGAGCCAGAAACCAGATGTGGAGGGCCTAGAAGACATCTCTTTGCTGAAG GTAGAACTTATTTCTAGTATCGGTTCACAGCTGGAACAACTTTGTGGTGAAAAGGAAGTCCTGCTTTCTGAAATCGGAGAAAATGCAAAGCATGGCACAAGGATCGAGGCGGTCGTGAAGGACGTCTGTAAGCCCAATGAATATGAGCGCTACATGATGTTTATTGGAGACCTGGAGAAAGTCGTGAGCCTCTTGTTCTGCCTGTCGAAGAGACTCGCCCGCGTAGAAAATGCATTGAGCAAAATTGACAAGAATACAGATGCCGAAGAAATG CAATCCCTGAAGGAACGTCACAACCTTCTGTCAAGGCAGAGAGAGGATGCCAAAGATTTAAAGGACAACCTGGACCGCAGAGATCAAGTGGTTACAGGGATCCTAGCCAAATACCTAAGCGAGACTCAGCTGCAGGACTACAAACATTTTGTGCGGCTGAAGACCACGTATTTGATTGAGCAGAAAGACCTGGATGAGAAAATAAAATTTCTCGAGGGGCAGTTAGAAGGTCTTCATACCAGCATTCCTCATTAA
- the SHROOM1 gene encoding protein Shroom1 isoform X2: protein MSSFGNAIENWSIGSTGDISDLQHKLISDGCALSSSPMKTMAAVVDSAYSSFSGSSYVTDYQPFQHTNCHLNDEQISYLDSDYVKAIYNPSAADQINFQQNVGYEDCSSKNYPSKRTTRLSNSSQVPLRINNYSTTIQHFEQVDKARDFEDHFSHKSKRSPTSTSDLSSPEHKFSRHYIEDHSPTWVRDSIQGEWEQSSVTSCNRSKKDYPHFTSHLSSVGNLAKLHNANCIVNENISPCMVNTDYEQKDLDTCQLNNVEREEQSPSNILNLFTDCPSEAIATKSTRCSLNELELEKNEVRSGSWKVAQETNCYNDEGTNREVEDLAHYQMCKEQYRPEFQNMKDLECDSVGQWDIKCKDLQAKKCQTLYSRPSEELFEQPSKSLNRDDLQKFSKTHIQKDATVKSIPLLSQEQEMTMTLTSTLSELTSEKITKASTPMLYHLAGGRNSSLAMLNFKHQPKILDSNKEPKNHQVMGISATMQVAEPERLLPKTKSHSQLVDNSVIDCSECECADGLTSSEESFMYDYREQLKIAQKKVLRETSFKRKDLQMSLPVRLKSNAPKRPSIDHLRSYSLSGSNDAKLVQPKTVMDNNYKKEEPEKSIISRIGGRKRLTKEQRKLCYSEPEKLDHLGVHNPFPVWDSEVSSQAKLGEHRMKSTDKERTLSSSNLSKTELKQIQHNALVEYMERKANQRPSSILQSQIQKQSGMKSSSEWKYLTNEMSSNDLSLPYYHRRSTGTSSSYDATVTWNNRPLKMSQGDPIKDILTVDKAVNDKDQNYIDQSPLNDNKFYFEDSSAADSQKYSESFSHPQVPVGHLSSSTSSLSSSNHVYDSRLSTTMDSTADEMENVCTARGRGKSMEELGTSDRIRLSGLSQSSEQLYHIKGLALGPPAGNVSTSVVHQDTQKSSPEPGNRPRQTSKADLLGIHRYDIAHEKHSRSLRANGASPGIESASTTSLQSHAETTVQSHTLKTDIEVVSNATSTEDACSIPNISLEKTRQKCHSEEVLRAHSPLPIPCHLQPQAMTIHPARLEAKEKNIPWYENEVRPEANDLCKSSAILEPSVSGAEKEDSVTENEESKSTNVQFLSSLQQINFDHASSSHENGTGIVGTSILYKNNVNDEDCGQEPCMVGQREASLENMISEERYTELVKKITAKDKSLLDVLKPLPARESAINLMRSLFPVDISTRERMNNEGESKSYSKTLVPEKSWSQKPDVEGLEDISLLKVELISSIGSQLEQLCGEKEVLLSEIGENAKHGTRIEAVVKDVCKPNEYERYMMFIGDLEKVVSLLFCLSKRLARVENALSKIDKNTDAEEMQSLKERHNLLSRQREDAKDLKDNLDRRDQVVTGILAKYLSETQLQDYKHFVRLKTTYLIEQKDLDEKIKFLEGQLEGLHTSIPH from the exons ATGTCTTCATTTGGAAATGCAATAGAAAACTGGAGTATAGGAAGTACAGGTGATATTTCAGATCTTCAACATAAACTGATCTCAGATGGCTGTGCTCTGAGTTCCTCACCTATGAAAACTATGGCTGCTGTGGTGGACTCGGCCTACAGTTCATTTTCCGGTAGTTCCTATGTTACAGACTATCAGCCATTCCAACATACTAATTGCCACTTAAATGACGAACAGATTTCTTATCTTGACTCTGACTATGTCAAAGCTATTTATAATCCAAGTGCTGCAGACCAAATAAATTTTCAACAAAATGTGGGTTATGAAGATTGTTCATCTAAAAATTATCCCTCCAAGAGAACCACTAGGTTAAGCAATAGCTCCCAGGTACCTCTGAGAATAAATAATTATTCCACCACTATTCAGCACTTTGAGCAGGTCGATAAAGCCAGGGATTTTGAAGATCATTTCAGCCACAAGAGTAAGAGAAGTCCTACAAGCACAAGTGACCTTTCTTCCCCCGAACACAAATTTAGTCGCCATTATATTGAAGATCACAGCCCTACTTGGGTAAGAGACTCTATACAGGGAGAATGGGAACAGTCAAGTGTTACATCCTGCAATCGGTCGAAAAAGGATTATCCTCATTTTACATCTCATTTGTCCTCTGTCGGTAATTTGGCTAAATTGCATAATGCTAATTGTATTGTCAATGAAAATATTTCCCCTTGCATGGTAAATACAGACTATGAACAAAAAGATTTAGATACATGCCAACTGAACAATGTGGAAAGAGAAGAACAAAGTCCCAGCAATATATTGAATTTATTTACTGATTGCCCGAGTGAAGCAATAGCCACTAAAAGCACAAGATGTTCACTCAATGAACTTGaattagaaaaaaatgaagttAGGAGTGGTTCTTGGAAGGTAGCTCAAGAAACCAATTGTTATAATGATGAAGGAACAAACCGTGAAGTCGAGGATCTGGCACATTATCAAATGTGTAAAGAACAATATCGACCAGAATTCCAGAACATGAAGGACCTAGAATGTGACAGTGTTGGACAATGGGATATAAAATGCAAAGATTTGCAGGCAAAAAAATGCCAAACACTTTACAGCAGGCCTAGTGAAGAGTTGTTTGAACAACCTTCAAAATCACTGAATCGTGATGATCTCCAAAAGTTCTCGAAAACACACATCCAAAAAGATGCAACAGTAAAATCAATCCCTTTGCTTTCCCAAGAACAAGAGATGACTATGACTTTAACTTCTACCTTAAGTGAATTAACCAGTGAGAAGATTACCAAGGCCTCAACCCCAATGCTGTATCATCTTGCTGGCGGAAGGAATAGTTCTTTAGCTATGCTAAACTTTAAACATCAGCCTAAGATTCTAGATTCAAATAAAGAACCAAAGAACCATCAGGTAATGGGCATCTCTGCTACAATGCAGGTAGCTGAGCCAGAAAGACTTCTTCCTAAAACTAAAAGTCACTCACAACTTGTTGATAATTCTGTAATTGACTGTAGTGAATGCGAGTGCGCTGATGGTTTAACTTCATCTGAAGAGAGTTTTATGTATGACTATAGGGAACAACTTAAGATTGCCCAGAAAAAGGTCTTGAGAGAAACCTCTTTTAAAAGAAAAGACCTGCAGATGAGTTTGCCTGTAAGACTGAAATCGAATGCTCCCAAAAGACCTTCCATAGATCATTTACGATCATATTCATTATCTGGTTCAAATGACGCTAAATTGGTCCAGCCAAAAACTGTGATGGACAACAATTACAAAAAAGAGGAGCCAGAAAAGTCCATAATCTCTCGAATTGGAGGGAGAAAACGACTCACAAAGGAACAAAGAAAATTATGTTACTCTGAGCCTGAAAAACTTGACCATCTCGGAGTACATAACCCTTTTCCAGTATGGGATAGTGAGGTATCAAGCCAAGCCAAATTAGGTGAGCATAGGATGAAGTCTACAGACAAAGAACGAACACTTTCATCTTCAAATCTTTCAAAGACAGAGCTAAAGCAAATCCAGCACAATGCTCTTGTAGAGTATATGGAGCGAAAAGCAAATCAAAGGCCAAGCAGTATTCTCCAGTCTCAAATTCAGAAGCAATCAGGAATGAAGTCTTCATCGGAATGGAAATATTTAACAAATGAGATGTCAAGTAATGATCTTTCATTACCATATTATCATAGAAGATCAACTGGTACCTCATCTTCCTATGATGCCACAGTCACATGGAATAATAGACCCTTAAAGATGTCTCAAGGAGATCCTATAAAGGATATCCTGACTGTAGATAAAGCTGTGAATGACAAAGATCAAAATTACATCGATCAATCTCCTTTAAATGATAACAAATTTTATTTTGAAGATTCTTCAGCAGCTGATTCCCAGAAATACTCAGAATCCTTTAGTCATCCTCAG GTACCAGTTGGGCACTTGTCTTCTTCCACGTCATCACTTTCAAGCAGTAACCATGTTTATGACAGCAG ATTATCTACTACAATGGATAGCACTGCAGATGAGATGGAGAACGTTTGCACAGCCAGAGGCCGTGGAAAGTCCATGGAAGAATTAGGAACTTCAGACAGAATAAGGCTTTCGGGACTGAGTCAAAGCTCGGAGCAGCTGTACCACATTAAAGGCCTTGCGCTCGGCCCACCGGCAGGAAATGTGAGCACATCTGTGGTCCATCAGGACACGCAGAAGTCCAGTCCTGAGCCAGGAAACCGGCCCAGACAAACAAGTAAAGCGGATTTGCTGGGGATTCACAGATATGATATTGCACATGAGAAACATTCCAGATCCCTGAGAGCAAATGGTGCTTCTCCAGGCATAGAGAGTGCCAGCACTACTTCATTACAGTCTCACGCTGAGACTACAGTGCAATCGCACACTCTGAAGACAGACATTGAGGTTGTATCCAATGCCACCAGTACGGAGGATGCTTGTAGCATTCCTAATATTTCACTGGAGAAAACCAGGCAGAAGTGTCATTCAGAGGAGGTTCTAAGAGCTCACAGCCCCTTACCCataccttgtcatctacaaccacaaGCAATGACTATACACCCAGCAAG ATTGGAAGCCAAAGAAAAAAATATTCCTTGGTATGAAAATGAAGTGAGACCTGAAGCAAATGACCTTTGTAAAAGTTCAGCAATTCTAGAGCCAAGTGTCTCTGGGGCAGAAAAGGAAGATTCAGTCACAGAAAATGAAGAATCAAAATCCACAAATGTTCAGTTTCTAAGTAGTTTGCAGCAGATCAATTTTGACCATGCTTCTTCTAGCCATGAGAATGGAACAGGCATAGTCGGTACTTCAATCCTTTATAAGAACAATGTGAATGATGAGGATTGCGGACAGGAGCCCTGCATGGTGGGACAGAGGGAGGCATCTCTGGAAAACATGATCAGTGAAGAAAGGTACACAGAACTGGTAAAGAAGATTACTGCAAAAGACAAGAGTCTTCTTGACGTTCTCAAACCTCTTCCTGCAAGGGAATCTGCCATCAACCTCATGAGAAGCCTCTTCCCTGTAGATATTTCAACAAGAGAAAG GATGAATAATGAAGGCGAATCAAAATCTTATTCAAAAACACTGGTGCCTGAAAAGAGCTGGAGCCAGAAACCAGATGTGGAGGGCCTAGAAGACATCTCTTTGCTGAAG GTAGAACTTATTTCTAGTATCGGTTCACAGCTGGAACAACTTTGTGGTGAAAAGGAAGTCCTGCTTTCTGAAATCGGAGAAAATGCAAAGCATGGCACAAGGATCGAGGCGGTCGTGAAGGACGTCTGTAAGCCCAATGAATATGAGCGCTACATGATGTTTATTGGAGACCTGGAGAAAGTCGTGAGCCTCTTGTTCTGCCTGTCGAAGAGACTCGCCCGCGTAGAAAATGCATTGAGCAAAATTGACAAGAATACAGATGCCGAAGAAATG CAATCCCTGAAGGAACGTCACAACCTTCTGTCAAGGCAGAGAGAGGATGCCAAAGATTTAAAGGACAACCTGGACCGCAGAGATCAAGTGGTTACAGGGATCCTAGCCAAATACCTAAGCGAGACTCAGCTGCAGGACTACAAACATTTTGTGCGGCTGAAGACCACGTATTTGATTGAGCAGAAAGACCTGGATGAGAAAATAAAATTTCTCGAGGGGCAGTTAGAAGGTCTTCATACCAGCATTCCTCATTAA